A part of Streptomyces sp. SLBN-31 genomic DNA contains:
- a CDS encoding glycosyltransferase, which translates to MSTSHPTAGRVAMVSEHASPLAALGGPDAGGQNVYVAQLAGRLVRRGHEVTVYTRRDDPRLPERVTTPEGFQVVHVPAGPAAPIPKDELPPYMPEFGDFLARQWATRPPDVVHAHFWMSGWAALSGAYGLDVPVVQTFHALGTVKRRYQGAADTSPRDRVAIETVIGRECDRIIATCEDEVAELEAMGLSRDRISVVPCGVDPEQFAPVAGARRPASAPRRLLAVGRLVPRKGFDRAIRALADVPDAELLIAGGPEAALLLAEPEAERLRALAEECGVADRMTLLGGVSRERMPGLISSADLVLSLPRYEPFGIVPVEAMACGAPVLATAVGGQLDTVVDGVTGRLVPADDDHDLGATVRGLLADPRLLARYGAQGRRRVLARYTWDRVAEGVMRAYSAVSSVPSLSGALR; encoded by the coding sequence ATGAGCACCAGCCACCCCACGGCCGGCCGTGTCGCCATGGTCTCCGAGCACGCCAGTCCGCTGGCCGCGCTCGGCGGACCCGACGCGGGCGGACAGAACGTGTACGTGGCCCAACTGGCGGGGCGACTGGTCCGGCGGGGGCACGAGGTCACCGTCTACACACGCCGTGACGACCCCCGGCTGCCGGAGCGGGTCACCACGCCCGAGGGGTTCCAGGTCGTCCATGTGCCCGCCGGACCGGCCGCGCCGATACCGAAGGACGAACTCCCGCCGTACATGCCGGAGTTCGGGGACTTCCTGGCGCGGCAGTGGGCGACCCGGCCGCCCGACGTGGTGCACGCCCACTTCTGGATGTCCGGCTGGGCGGCCCTTTCCGGGGCGTACGGGCTCGACGTGCCCGTCGTGCAGACCTTCCACGCGCTGGGCACCGTGAAGCGGCGCTACCAGGGCGCCGCCGACACCAGCCCGCGCGACCGTGTCGCCATCGAGACCGTCATCGGCCGCGAGTGCGACCGCATCATCGCGACCTGCGAGGACGAGGTGGCCGAGCTGGAGGCCATGGGGCTGTCCCGCGACCGGATCTCCGTCGTGCCCTGCGGGGTCGACCCCGAACAATTCGCGCCGGTCGCCGGGGCCCGCCGGCCGGCCTCCGCGCCGCGCCGGCTGCTCGCCGTGGGCCGGCTCGTTCCCCGCAAGGGCTTCGACCGGGCCATCCGCGCCCTGGCCGACGTCCCCGACGCCGAACTCCTCATCGCCGGTGGGCCCGAGGCGGCCCTGCTCCTCGCCGAACCCGAGGCGGAACGGCTGCGGGCGCTGGCCGAGGAGTGCGGGGTGGCCGACCGGATGACCCTGCTGGGCGGGGTGAGCCGGGAGCGGATGCCCGGGCTGATCTCCAGCGCCGACCTGGTGCTGTCGCTGCCGCGCTACGAGCCGTTCGGCATCGTGCCGGTCGAGGCCATGGCGTGCGGCGCGCCGGTCCTCGCCACCGCCGTGGGCGGGCAGCTCGACACCGTCGTGGACGGCGTCACCGGCCGCCTGGTCCCCGCCGACGACGACCACGACCTCGGCGCGACCGTCCGCGGCCTGCTGGCCGACCCGCGACTGCTCGCCCGCTACGGCGCCCAGGGGCGGCGGCGCGTCCTGGCCCGCTACACCTGGGACCGCGTGGCCGAGGGCGTCATGCGCGCCTACAGCGCCGTGTCCTCCGTCCCCTCGCTCTCGGGAGCCCTGCGATGA
- a CDS encoding glycosyltransferase — protein MNILVWHVHGSWLTSFVQGPYTFLVPVTPHRGPDGLGRARTWQWPPSVRELSPAELREADIDLMVLQRPRELELAERWTGRRPGVDVPAVYVEHNSPHETAPGTRHPLAGRTDITLVHVTHFNRLMWDNGRAPTTVIEHGIIDPGPLWTGEEERAAVVVNEPVRRGRTTGTDLLPEFARAVPLDVFGMRTEGLAEHLGVEAGRLRSRDLPQSALHPAMARCRVYLHPIRWTSLGLSLLEAMFLGMPVVALDTTEVREAVPEGAGVVSNRLDVLRDALRGFLADPADARLTGEAARAAAQARYAEPRFRDDWERLIKEVTR, from the coding sequence ATGAACATCCTCGTCTGGCACGTCCACGGCTCCTGGCTGACCTCGTTCGTCCAGGGCCCGTACACCTTTCTCGTCCCGGTCACCCCCCACCGCGGACCCGACGGCCTCGGCCGCGCCCGCACCTGGCAATGGCCGCCTTCCGTGCGGGAGTTGAGCCCCGCCGAGCTGCGCGAGGCCGACATCGACCTGATGGTGCTGCAGCGACCGCGCGAGCTGGAGCTGGCCGAGCGCTGGACCGGCCGCCGCCCCGGCGTCGACGTACCCGCCGTGTACGTCGAGCACAACAGCCCGCACGAGACGGCACCTGGCACCCGGCACCCGCTGGCCGGCCGCACCGACATCACCCTCGTGCACGTCACCCACTTCAACCGCCTGATGTGGGACAACGGCCGCGCCCCCACGACGGTCATCGAGCACGGGATCATCGACCCCGGCCCGCTGTGGACCGGCGAGGAGGAGCGCGCCGCGGTCGTCGTCAACGAACCCGTGCGCCGCGGCCGTACGACCGGAACCGACCTGCTGCCGGAGTTCGCGCGCGCCGTGCCGCTGGACGTGTTCGGCATGCGCACCGAAGGGCTCGCCGAGCACCTCGGGGTGGAGGCCGGCCGGCTGCGCAGCCGCGACCTGCCGCAGAGCGCCCTGCACCCGGCGATGGCCCGCTGCCGCGTCTACCTCCACCCGATCCGGTGGACGTCGCTCGGGCTGTCCCTGCTGGAGGCGATGTTCCTGGGGATGCCGGTCGTCGCGCTGGACACCACCGAGGTGCGCGAGGCCGTCCCGGAGGGAGCCGGAGTGGTCTCCAACCGGCTCGACGTCCTGCGGGACGCCCTGCGCGGATTCCTCGCGGATCCCGCGGACGCCCGGCTGACGGGGGAGGCCGCCAGGGCCGCGGCACAGGCCCGCTACGCAGAGCCGCGGTTCCGGGACGACTGGGAACGCCTGATCAAGGAGGTCACCCGATGA
- a CDS encoding glycosyltransferase family 9 protein codes for MKALVVRLDSFGDVLLAGPAVRAVAAHASHVTLLCGPQGEPAARLLPCVDDVLVWQAPWEGFEAPAVEDADVEGLLRRLRQAAFDTALVLTSFHQSPLPTALLLRLAGVGRVGADSVDHPGRLLDVRHRRLPGRHETEAALDTAAAMGFVPPPGDDGRLRVLPVPDTVALTGNGPYVVVHPGASAQARAWSPGRCAEAVESLADAGHRVVVTGGTDETDLTRTVCGDPAVDLGGRTDPRTLAGVLRAADAVVCGNTGPAHLAAAVGTPVVSLFAPVVPPERWAPYGVPFVLLGDQNAPCAGTRARHCPVPGHPCLAEVTGQDVVAAVHKLLGETA; via the coding sequence GTGAAGGCGCTGGTGGTACGCCTCGACAGCTTCGGCGACGTCCTGCTCGCCGGGCCCGCCGTGCGCGCCGTGGCGGCGCACGCCTCCCACGTCACCCTGCTGTGCGGTCCACAGGGCGAGCCCGCCGCGCGTCTGCTGCCGTGCGTCGACGACGTGCTCGTGTGGCAGGCCCCGTGGGAGGGCTTCGAGGCACCCGCCGTGGAGGACGCGGACGTCGAGGGCCTGCTGCGACGGCTGCGGCAGGCCGCGTTCGACACCGCGCTCGTGCTCACCTCGTTCCACCAGAGCCCCCTGCCCACGGCCCTGCTGCTGCGCCTGGCCGGCGTCGGGCGCGTCGGCGCCGACAGCGTCGACCACCCCGGCCGCCTCCTCGACGTACGCCACCGGCGGCTGCCCGGCCGGCACGAGACCGAGGCCGCCCTGGACACCGCCGCCGCCATGGGCTTCGTGCCGCCGCCCGGCGACGACGGCCGGCTGCGCGTGCTGCCTGTGCCCGACACCGTGGCACTGACCGGCAACGGCCCCTACGTCGTCGTCCACCCCGGCGCCAGCGCGCAGGCCCGCGCCTGGAGCCCCGGCCGCTGCGCCGAGGCCGTCGAGTCGCTCGCCGACGCCGGTCACCGCGTCGTCGTCACCGGCGGCACCGACGAGACGGACCTGACCCGGACGGTCTGCGGCGACCCGGCCGTGGACCTGGGCGGCCGGACCGACCCGCGCACCCTCGCGGGCGTCCTGCGCGCCGCCGACGCCGTGGTGTGCGGCAACACCGGCCCCGCGCACCTGGCGGCGGCCGTCGGCACCCCGGTGGTGTCGCTGTTCGCGCCCGTGGTCCCGCCGGAGCGCTGGGCGCCGTACGGAGTGCCCTTCGTGCTCCTCGGCGACCAGAACGCGCCGTGCGCCGGCACCAGGGCCCGGCACTGTCCCGTACCAGGCCATCCGTGCCTCGCCGAGGTGACGGGCCAGGACGTGGTGGCCGCGGTGCACAAACTGCTGGGAGAGACGGCATGA
- a CDS encoding HAD-IIIA family hydrolase, producing the protein MTPRALAALLFDRDGTLIEDVPYNGDPGLVRPVAGARRAVGLLRAAGVPTGVISNQSGVGRGLLTDAEVRRVNERADELLGGLDTWVYCPHAPEAGCGCRKPRPGLVVEAARRLGVDPSGCVVIGDIAADVAAARAAGARGVLVPNAATLPAEVAQAADTPPDLLTAVRRLLDGTRGEGS; encoded by the coding sequence ATGACCCCGCGCGCGCTCGCCGCCCTGCTCTTCGATCGGGACGGCACTCTCATCGAGGACGTCCCCTACAACGGGGACCCCGGTCTCGTGCGGCCGGTGGCCGGGGCGCGGCGGGCGGTGGGGCTGTTGCGGGCCGCCGGTGTGCCGACCGGTGTGATCAGCAACCAGTCGGGGGTCGGGCGCGGGCTGCTCACGGACGCCGAGGTGCGTCGCGTCAACGAGCGTGCGGACGAACTGCTCGGGGGCCTGGACACCTGGGTGTACTGCCCGCACGCGCCCGAGGCCGGCTGCGGCTGCCGCAAGCCCCGGCCGGGGCTGGTCGTGGAGGCGGCGCGGCGGCTGGGCGTGGACCCGTCCGGCTGCGTGGTGATCGGCGACATCGCGGCCGACGTCGCAGCGGCCCGGGCCGCGGGCGCCCGGGGTGTGCTCGTGCCCAACGCGGCCACGCTGCCCGCCGAGGTCGCCCAGGCCGCCGACACGCCCCCCGACCTGCTCACCGCGGTGCGCCGGCTGCTCGACGGGACGCGGGGTGAGGGGTCGTGA
- a CDS encoding glycosyltransferase family 2 protein produces the protein MTAVPAYSVVVPTIGRPCLADCLRTLAAAADHPPQEVVVVDDRPEPDEPLPLAAAGTLRLRTLRTKGRGPAAARNAGWHTVGTPWTVFLDDDVQVPPDWSRRLADDLAAASASTGGVQGRLHVPLPEDRRPTDWERGTAGLEQAAWATADMAYRTAVLAEVHGFDERFRRAFREDADLALRVREAGWSLCRGRRTTHHPVRPADPWASVRAQRGNADDALMTRLHGPDWWTRAEAPRGRLPRHAVVTTLAAAAPVLALTGRRRAATVAGALWALGTAEFALARIRPGPRTPREITTMAATSVLIPPLAVRHWLTGLLRHRGVPPTGRSRPRPLGARPRIPRRPRRAQHAAAPRLGRRRPPPPRSTP, from the coding sequence ATGACGGCCGTCCCCGCCTACTCCGTCGTCGTCCCGACGATCGGGCGCCCCTGCCTCGCCGACTGTTTGCGCACCCTCGCCGCGGCCGCGGACCACCCGCCGCAGGAGGTCGTCGTCGTCGACGACCGCCCCGAACCCGACGAGCCGCTGCCCCTGGCGGCGGCCGGAACGCTGCGGCTGCGGACCCTGCGCACGAAGGGCCGCGGTCCGGCCGCCGCCCGCAACGCCGGCTGGCACACGGTCGGCACCCCCTGGACCGTCTTCCTCGACGACGACGTCCAGGTCCCGCCCGACTGGTCCCGCCGGCTCGCCGACGACCTCGCCGCCGCGAGCGCCTCCACGGGCGGCGTCCAGGGACGACTGCACGTCCCCCTGCCCGAGGACCGCCGGCCCACCGACTGGGAACGCGGCACGGCCGGGCTCGAACAGGCCGCCTGGGCGACCGCAGACATGGCCTACCGCACGGCTGTCCTGGCCGAGGTCCACGGCTTCGACGAGCGGTTCCGGCGGGCCTTCCGGGAGGACGCCGACCTGGCCCTGCGAGTGCGGGAGGCCGGCTGGTCGCTGTGCCGGGGACGGCGTACGACACACCACCCCGTGCGACCGGCCGATCCCTGGGCGTCGGTGCGGGCGCAGCGCGGCAACGCCGACGACGCCCTGATGACCCGCCTGCACGGCCCCGACTGGTGGACGCGCGCCGAGGCCCCCCGGGGACGGCTGCCCCGGCACGCGGTCGTGACGACCCTCGCGGCGGCCGCCCCTGTCCTCGCGCTGACCGGCCGGCGCCGGGCCGCCACGGTCGCGGGGGCGCTGTGGGCGCTGGGCACGGCCGAGTTCGCGCTGGCCCGCATCCGCCCCGGCCCGCGCACACCGCGCGAGATCACGACCATGGCCGCCACCAGCGTGCTCATCCCGCCCCTCGCCGTCCGCCACTGGCTGACGGGCCTGCTCCGCCACCGCGGGGTTCCGCCGACGGGCCGTTCGAGGCCACGGCCGCTCGGCGCCCGCCCGCGCATTCCTCGCCGACCACGACGCGCCCAGCACGCCGCGGCCCCACGGCTCGGCCGCCGCCGGCCTCCGCCCCCGAGGAGCACGCCATGA
- a CDS encoding carbamoyltransferase C-terminal domain-containing protein: MRVLGINALFHDPAAALVMDGRIVAAAEEERFSRRKHGKRPVPFSAWELPELSARWCLEQAGLSPSDLDAVAYSYDPELARPADRLGLDDPWDHLRQEYARNAPGFLAEALPGLDPDKVRFVAHHVAHAASAGQAAPYADSAVLVLDGRGECGSHLAGRYANRELTVLGSQSLPDSMGLFYEDLTQHLGFLRSSDEFKVMALASYGRPRFLDRLREYVGLDDDGGFRARPVPWASLVPPRTKGGGWSQDHADLAASAQVCLEEVLLGLARWLHDRTGEEVLTLAGGVALNCVANTRLYRETPFERIWVQPAAGDAGTALGAALHVAHQKEDVAPMPTAALGRGWSDDELRAWLERAAVPYEEPDDIAETVAAELAADGIVAWFQGRSEYGPRALGHRSLLAHPGRAGNLERLNAVKGREEFRPVAPMVLTDRAAEIFDGPLPSPYMLFVHDVAAEWRDRIPAVVHVDGTARIQTVDREQEPLVARMIDGFERRTGLPVVVNTSLNTAGRPMVDDPRDALECFGSAPVDLLALGPFAIRRKGMFA, from the coding sequence ATGCGTGTCCTGGGGATCAACGCCCTCTTCCACGACCCCGCCGCCGCCCTCGTCATGGACGGCCGGATCGTCGCAGCGGCGGAGGAGGAACGCTTCAGCCGGCGCAAGCACGGCAAGCGGCCCGTCCCCTTCTCCGCCTGGGAACTGCCCGAGCTGTCCGCCCGCTGGTGCCTGGAACAGGCCGGTCTGAGCCCGTCCGACCTGGACGCCGTCGCCTACTCCTACGACCCCGAACTCGCCCGCCCGGCAGATCGGCTGGGCCTGGACGACCCCTGGGACCACCTGCGCCAGGAGTACGCCCGCAACGCGCCCGGCTTCCTCGCCGAGGCCCTGCCCGGACTCGACCCGGACAAGGTCCGCTTCGTCGCCCACCACGTGGCGCACGCGGCATCCGCCGGGCAGGCCGCCCCGTACGCCGACAGCGCCGTGCTGGTGCTGGACGGCCGCGGCGAGTGCGGCTCCCACCTCGCCGGCCGCTACGCCAACCGGGAGCTCACCGTGCTCGGCTCGCAGTCCCTGCCCGACTCGATGGGCCTGTTCTACGAGGACCTCACCCAGCACCTGGGCTTCCTGCGCAGCAGCGACGAGTTCAAGGTGATGGCGCTCGCCTCCTACGGCCGGCCCCGCTTCCTCGACCGGCTGCGCGAGTACGTCGGTCTCGACGACGACGGCGGCTTCCGGGCCCGCCCGGTCCCCTGGGCCTCGCTGGTCCCGCCGCGGACCAAGGGCGGCGGCTGGAGCCAGGACCACGCCGATCTCGCCGCGAGCGCGCAGGTCTGTCTGGAGGAGGTCCTGCTGGGGCTGGCCCGGTGGCTGCACGACCGTACCGGCGAGGAGGTGCTGACCCTCGCGGGCGGTGTGGCGCTCAACTGCGTCGCCAACACCCGGCTGTACCGGGAGACACCCTTCGAACGGATCTGGGTGCAGCCCGCCGCCGGAGACGCCGGCACCGCGCTCGGTGCCGCCCTGCACGTCGCCCACCAGAAGGAGGACGTGGCGCCCATGCCGACCGCGGCCCTCGGCCGGGGCTGGAGCGACGACGAGCTGCGGGCCTGGCTGGAACGCGCCGCCGTGCCCTACGAGGAGCCGGACGACATCGCCGAGACCGTCGCCGCCGAGCTCGCCGCCGACGGCATCGTGGCCTGGTTCCAGGGCCGCAGCGAGTACGGGCCCCGCGCGCTCGGCCACCGCTCGCTGCTGGCCCACCCCGGGCGGGCGGGGAACCTGGAGCGGCTGAACGCCGTGAAGGGCCGAGAGGAGTTCCGGCCCGTCGCCCCGATGGTGCTCACGGACCGGGCCGCGGAGATCTTCGACGGGCCGCTGCCCAGCCCCTACATGCTGTTCGTGCACGACGTGGCCGCCGAGTGGCGGGACCGCATCCCGGCGGTCGTGCACGTGGACGGCACCGCCCGCATCCAGACCGTGGACCGAGAGCAGGAGCCCCTGGTCGCCCGCATGATCGACGGGTTCGAGCGGCGTACCGGACTGCCCGTCGTGGTGAACACCAGCCTCAACACCGCCGGCCGGCCCATGGTCGACGATCCCCGGGACGCCCTGGAGTGCTTCGGCTCCGCGCCCGTGGACCTGCTCGCCCTCGGACCGTTCGCGATCCGGCGGAAGGGGATGTTCGCATGA
- a CDS encoding NAD-dependent epimerase/dehydratase family protein, producing MPAVPTDAWRRALVTGGAGFLGSHLCERLLDSDVEVDCADNLCSGSRGNIEHLEGRRGFRFLECDVSDPRTPDRLPGPYDLVLHFACPASPADYLRLPLETLDVGSLGTRNVLALAERDAARFLLASTSEVYGDPLSHPQREDYWGNVNPVGPRSVYDESKRFAEALVTAHVRARDADAGIVRLFNTYGPRMRAHDGRAVPTFVSQALAGEPLTVAGDGRQTRSLCYVDDTVDGILLVAASHSVRPVNIGGSDEVTVGEIARRVIELTGSSSPIVHVDRPTDDPQRRRPDTGLARQLLGWSPRVPWEEGVKQTIAYFATAGP from the coding sequence ATGCCTGCTGTCCCGACAGACGCATGGCGCCGGGCCCTGGTGACCGGCGGCGCCGGATTCCTCGGCAGTCACCTGTGCGAACGCCTGCTGGATTCGGACGTCGAAGTCGACTGCGCCGACAACCTGTGCTCGGGCTCACGTGGGAACATCGAGCACCTGGAGGGCCGCCGCGGCTTCCGGTTCCTCGAGTGCGACGTCTCGGACCCCCGCACACCGGACCGGCTGCCGGGCCCGTACGACCTCGTCCTGCACTTCGCGTGTCCCGCCTCCCCCGCCGACTACCTGCGCCTGCCCCTGGAGACGCTCGACGTCGGCAGCCTCGGCACCCGCAACGTACTGGCCCTGGCGGAGCGCGACGCGGCCCGCTTCCTGCTCGCCTCGACGTCCGAGGTGTACGGCGACCCACTGAGCCATCCCCAGCGCGAGGACTACTGGGGCAACGTCAACCCGGTGGGCCCGCGCAGCGTGTACGACGAGTCCAAGCGCTTCGCCGAGGCCCTGGTCACCGCCCATGTACGGGCGCGGGACGCCGACGCGGGCATCGTGCGGCTGTTCAACACCTACGGCCCGCGCATGCGCGCGCACGACGGCCGCGCCGTCCCTACCTTCGTCAGCCAGGCGCTGGCCGGCGAGCCGCTGACGGTGGCGGGCGACGGCCGGCAGACCCGGTCCCTGTGCTACGTCGACGACACGGTCGACGGCATCCTGCTGGTCGCGGCGAGCCACTCGGTGCGGCCCGTGAACATCGGCGGCAGCGACGAGGTGACCGTCGGCGAGATCGCCCGCCGCGTCATCGAGCTGACCGGCTCGTCCTCGCCGATCGTCCACGTCGACCGCCCCACCGACGACCCGCAGCGCCGCCGCCCGGACACGGGCCTGGCCCGACAGCTGCTGGGCTGGTCGCCGCGGGTGCCCTGGGAGGAGGGCGTGAAGCAGACCATCGCCTACTTCGCCACGGCCGGCCCGTAG
- a CDS encoding MFS transporter yields MRWWSAANLVSNAGTWMQLTVQNLLVLQITGSAAATGLSMSVQAAPALFMSLLGGTAVDRWPRRLTAAVSQALLGAVAFTMAVLVALGRLDMTSLMVLAAVTGVIATVDGPACALLGNDLVPVEDVPSAIGIGALVHSAGRLMGTGLAGVTVGFLGTSAAYAANGLSFLFVATVIPFLRPAPGAVPQAPRPARGTPAPDGTATDLTVRQGLLFFARRPRLVALAAITGISSVFGRNYGLTLAVLVTGPLAGGAGSFGTVSTVLAVGGILGAVMGARLRRPSVRFVGALAAAGALLQVAAGLSPSLAVLLVLVLPMAVVESVSDTAGTAVLQTDPPAHLRGRVLGVWNSIGTVWSLGGPPALGLLMELSGARGALVTGGLITAVAIAAALALHTRRTPSPVSLPTKDGDLTARADLGTAA; encoded by the coding sequence ATGCGCTGGTGGTCCGCGGCGAACCTCGTCTCCAACGCCGGTACGTGGATGCAGCTCACCGTGCAGAACCTGCTCGTGCTGCAGATCACCGGCTCCGCCGCGGCGACCGGCCTGTCGATGTCCGTCCAGGCGGCTCCCGCCCTGTTCATGAGCCTGCTGGGCGGCACCGCCGTGGACCGCTGGCCCCGCAGGCTGACCGCCGCCGTCAGCCAGGCGCTGCTCGGCGCGGTCGCCTTCACCATGGCCGTCCTCGTGGCGCTGGGCCGCCTCGACATGACCTCCCTGATGGTGCTGGCCGCCGTCACCGGCGTGATCGCCACCGTCGACGGGCCCGCCTGCGCCCTGCTGGGCAACGACCTCGTGCCCGTGGAGGACGTCCCCTCGGCCATCGGCATCGGCGCGCTGGTGCACAGCGCGGGCCGGCTCATGGGCACCGGCCTGGCCGGCGTGACCGTCGGCTTCCTCGGCACGTCCGCCGCGTACGCCGCCAACGGACTGTCGTTCCTGTTCGTGGCCACGGTCATTCCGTTCCTGCGCCCGGCACCGGGCGCCGTCCCCCAGGCCCCCCGGCCCGCACGCGGAACGCCCGCGCCCGACGGCACCGCCACCGACCTCACCGTCCGCCAGGGCCTGCTCTTCTTCGCCCGCCGCCCCCGCCTGGTCGCGCTCGCCGCGATCACCGGCATCAGCTCGGTCTTCGGCCGCAACTACGGCCTCACCCTCGCCGTGCTCGTCACCGGGCCGCTCGCGGGCGGCGCCGGCTCCTTCGGCACGGTCTCCACGGTCCTCGCCGTCGGCGGCATCCTCGGCGCGGTCATGGGCGCCCGGCTGCGCCGGCCCTCCGTCCGGTTCGTGGGCGCGCTGGCCGCGGCGGGCGCCCTGCTGCAGGTGGCGGCCGGCCTGTCCCCGTCACTGGCGGTGCTGCTGGTACTGGTCCTGCCGATGGCGGTCGTGGAGTCCGTCTCCGACACCGCCGGGACCGCCGTACTGCAGACGGACCCGCCCGCTCACCTGCGGGGACGCGTGCTCGGGGTGTGGAACAGCATCGGCACGGTGTGGAGTCTCGGCGGGCCGCCCGCGCTCGGCCTGCTGATGGAGCTGTCCGGCGCCCGCGGTGCCCTGGTCACGGGCGGCCTGATCACCGCGGTCGCCATCGCGGCGGCCCTCGCCCTGCACACCCGGCGCACGCCGTCCCCCGTGTCCCTGCCGACGAAGGACGGCGACCTCACGGCACGGGCGGACCTCGGCACGGCCGCCTGA
- a CDS encoding helix-turn-helix transcriptional regulator has translation MVGDEFSELLGRLKERSGLSYGVLGKRLHTSASTLHRYVNGDAVPTDYAPVERFARACRATPGELVELHRQWILADARRREQRASAPAAETTETGTGAEGGGGTETASGTDAPEAGADGNPGANGDSSTDDGPGRGGNSGADGDFEPEGDSGADGGSDRLGGGVPPAEESVVRRRRHVVFAGAAVVAAVVSAALVVSLVPGKGDDDRGEQRSVGAAASASGGGRPSASPSAGSGSPSPSASRGGKPTASVSATRSGGVGAAPEAGAQDGATAPTVAVNPYKWEDQCSQHYLVNRQPEQVPPPPSEPDARGWVGALGGVPGGEQMLALTVQGTGKATVVLEALHVRVVDKSAPLAWNDFTMGVGCGGGVRTAAFGVDLDAGRPALSPKNGQRDFPYKVSESDPEVFYVFADARAHNVSWYLELDWSSGDRQGTVRVDDRGRPFRTSGNVGRPAYTYPLGSSEWGRDEVDPDIPG, from the coding sequence GGTTGAAGGAGCGGTCCGGGCTCAGTTACGGCGTGCTCGGAAAGCGGCTGCACACGAGTGCGTCCACGCTTCACCGGTACGTCAACGGGGATGCCGTACCGACGGATTACGCGCCCGTGGAACGGTTCGCGCGGGCGTGCCGGGCGACGCCCGGGGAACTGGTGGAGCTGCACCGGCAGTGGATCCTCGCGGACGCCCGGCGCCGCGAGCAGCGGGCCTCCGCGCCGGCGGCCGAGACGACGGAGACCGGCACGGGCGCCGAGGGCGGGGGCGGGACCGAGACCGCGAGCGGCACCGACGCCCCGGAAGCCGGCGCGGACGGCAATCCCGGCGCCAACGGCGACTCCAGCACGGACGACGGCCCCGGCAGGGGCGGCAACTCCGGCGCGGACGGCGACTTCGAGCCGGAGGGCGACTCCGGCGCGGACGGCGGCTCCGACCGGCTCGGCGGGGGCGTGCCCCCGGCCGAGGAGTCCGTCGTGCGGCGGCGGCGTCACGTCGTGTTCGCCGGGGCCGCCGTGGTCGCCGCCGTCGTGTCGGCGGCGCTCGTCGTAAGTCTGGTGCCCGGCAAGGGGGATGACGACCGGGGTGAGCAGCGGTCCGTGGGCGCGGCCGCCTCCGCATCCGGCGGCGGGCGTCCCAGCGCCTCCCCGTCGGCCGGGAGCGGATCGCCCTCGCCGTCGGCCTCGCGCGGCGGGAAGCCCACGGCCTCCGTGTCCGCGACCCGAAGCGGTGGCGTGGGGGCGGCCCCGGAGGCCGGGGCGCAGGACGGGGCCACCGCGCCCACCGTCGCCGTCAACCCGTACAAGTGGGAAGACCAGTGCAGCCAGCACTACCTGGTGAACCGGCAGCCCGAGCAGGTGCCGCCGCCGCCCAGCGAGCCGGACGCGCGCGGGTGGGTCGGCGCGCTCGGTGGGGTGCCCGGCGGGGAGCAGATGCTCGCGCTGACCGTGCAGGGCACCGGGAAGGCCACGGTCGTACTGGAAGCGCTGCACGTCCGGGTGGTGGACAAGAGCGCGCCGCTCGCGTGGAACGACTTCACGATGGGCGTCGGATGCGGCGGCGGAGTGCGGACGGCGGCATTCGGGGTGGACCTCGACGCCGGGCGGCCCGCGCTGTCCCCCAAGAACGGTCAGCGCGACTTCCCGTACAAGGTGAGCGAGTCCGATCCCGAGGTGTTTTACGTCTTCGCGGACGCGCGGGCGCACAACGTGAGCTGGTACCTGGAGCTGGACTGGTCCAGCGGTGACCGGCAGGGCACGGTACGCGTCGACGACCGCGGCAGGCCGTTCCGGACGAGCGGGAACGTCGGCCGGCCCGCGTACACCTATCCGCTCGGTTCCTCGGAGTGGGGGCGGGACGAGGTGGACCCGGACATTCCCGGCTGA